In Blastopirellula sp. J2-11, a single genomic region encodes these proteins:
- a CDS encoding molybdopterin oxidoreductase family protein, which yields MVGDIILARDGHLTRQLLLEPAKFGLGKTRNAESPDATTTSVCGFCSTGCGLEIHLKEGRSVNLTPSTDWPVNLGMACPKGWEALNVLQSSDRATRPLRRNPAGELEPTTWDEALQYFCQQMKGVQSRYGNDAVAFLSTGQIATEEMTFLGSLAKFGMGMLHGDGNTRQCMATAATAYKESFGFDAPPFSYADFEESDTLIFVGSNICIAHPILWERVLRNRHQPEIIAIDPRLTETAQAATSHLKIQPKSDLTLLYAVANYLIQMDWIDREFIAAHTNDFASFAAHVESYTIERAVERTGLSEQAIVELAEKIHRGQRVSFWWTMGVNQSHEGVRTAQAIINLALMTGNIGRPGTGANSITGQCNAMGSRLFSNTTNLLGGHHFTNEADRQKVAGILNIPVERIPTENSWAYDQIIEGIRQEKIKGLWVIATNPAHSWIHQNDLQEIFQKLDFLVVQDMYSNTETAQLADLVLPAAAWGEKEGTFINSERRYGLHKKVSPAPGEALADFQIFRAVADYWGCGEMFSGWTEPERVFETMQQLSEGQPCDISGIDGYAELDDRRGVQWPCPTGATDRSVERRLFETGRFYHADEKAKFIFEDSRRPGETVDEEFPFVLLTGRGTAAQWHTQTRTAKSSVLRKLYPNVLQVDLHPTDAKSLGISPHELIHVESRRGTVQAHANLTAAVQRGQVFMPMHWETVNQLTFAEFDPYSRQPSYKNAAVRLRRRQDV from the coding sequence ATGGTGGGAGATATTATTCTGGCGCGCGACGGTCATTTGACTCGGCAGTTGTTGCTGGAGCCGGCGAAGTTTGGACTCGGCAAGACGCGTAATGCGGAATCACCCGATGCGACGACTACCTCGGTGTGCGGATTTTGTTCGACCGGTTGCGGTCTCGAAATTCATCTGAAAGAGGGACGCTCGGTCAACTTGACGCCGTCGACTGACTGGCCCGTAAATCTGGGGATGGCCTGTCCCAAGGGATGGGAAGCGCTCAACGTGCTGCAGTCGTCGGATCGCGCGACGCGTCCGCTTCGCCGCAACCCTGCAGGAGAATTGGAGCCGACCACCTGGGATGAGGCGCTCCAATATTTTTGCCAACAGATGAAAGGGGTCCAATCGCGGTACGGCAATGATGCGGTCGCCTTCTTAAGCACAGGGCAGATCGCGACCGAGGAGATGACGTTTCTGGGATCGCTCGCCAAGTTTGGCATGGGGATGCTGCACGGCGATGGAAATACGCGGCAATGTATGGCGACCGCTGCGACCGCCTACAAAGAATCGTTTGGATTTGATGCGCCCCCATTTTCGTACGCCGATTTTGAAGAGTCGGATACGCTGATTTTCGTCGGCTCCAACATTTGCATCGCACATCCGATCCTGTGGGAGCGTGTGCTGCGCAACCGACATCAACCAGAAATCATCGCGATCGATCCGCGACTAACCGAAACGGCGCAAGCGGCGACTTCGCATCTGAAGATCCAGCCCAAGTCTGATCTGACGCTCTTGTACGCCGTCGCGAATTATCTGATTCAAATGGATTGGATCGATCGCGAGTTTATCGCCGCTCATACGAATGACTTTGCGTCATTCGCCGCACATGTCGAGTCGTACACGATCGAGCGGGCCGTCGAACGAACGGGACTCTCGGAGCAGGCGATTGTCGAACTGGCGGAGAAGATCCATCGTGGCCAACGGGTCTCGTTTTGGTGGACGATGGGAGTCAATCAAAGCCATGAAGGGGTGCGCACCGCTCAGGCGATCATCAACTTGGCGCTGATGACCGGCAACATCGGACGGCCTGGGACCGGCGCCAATTCCATCACTGGCCAATGCAACGCGATGGGCTCGCGCCTCTTCAGCAACACGACCAATTTGCTGGGGGGACATCACTTCACCAACGAAGCCGATCGGCAAAAAGTTGCCGGCATCCTCAATATTCCCGTCGAACGGATTCCGACCGAAAATAGCTGGGCCTACGACCAGATCATTGAGGGGATCCGCCAGGAGAAGATCAAGGGACTGTGGGTGATCGCCACCAACCCGGCCCACTCCTGGATTCATCAAAACGACCTGCAGGAGATTTTCCAGAAGCTCGACTTTCTGGTCGTTCAAGACATGTACTCCAATACCGAGACGGCGCAACTGGCCGATCTTGTCTTGCCGGCTGCGGCTTGGGGAGAGAAAGAGGGAACGTTCATCAATTCAGAGCGACGGTATGGCCTGCACAAGAAGGTCTCGCCGGCTCCGGGTGAGGCGCTGGCCGACTTTCAGATCTTTCGCGCGGTCGCCGACTACTGGGGCTGCGGCGAGATGTTCTCGGGGTGGACCGAACCGGAACGAGTTTTCGAGACGATGCAGCAACTCTCCGAGGGGCAGCCGTGCGACATCAGCGGGATCGACGGGTACGCCGAGTTGGATGATCGACGCGGCGTCCAGTGGCCTTGTCCGACCGGAGCAACCGATCGCTCGGTGGAACGCCGGCTCTTCGAAACCGGTCGGTTTTATCACGCCGATGAGAAAGCGAAATTCATTTTTGAAGATTCCCGCCGGCCTGGCGAAACGGTTGATGAGGAGTTTCCCTTTGTCTTATTGACCGGTCGCGGGACCGCCGCTCAGTGGCATACGCAAACGCGCACGGCCAAGAGCAGCGTGCTGCGGAAGCTTTATCCCAACGTGCTGCAAGTCGATCTGCATCCGACCGATGCAAAGTCGCTAGGGATCTCGCCGCACGAGTTGATTCATGTCGAGTCGCGCCGCGGAACCGTGCAGGCGCACGCGAATCTCACTGCCGCAGTGCAGCGTGGGCAAGTCTTTATGCCGATGCACTGGGAAACGGTCAATCAGCTGACGTTCGCCGAGTTCGACCCTTACTCACGACAACCATCCTATAAAAATGCCGCCGTGCGATTACGCCGGCGGCAGGATGTTTGA